The Sediminispirochaeta smaragdinae DSM 11293 genome has a segment encoding these proteins:
- a CDS encoding ABC transporter ATP-binding protein, protein MEPALVLEGITKVYPGVVANRNISFSLNEGEIHAICGENGAGKSTLMKIIFGMEQPSEGRIFLKGEEVHIRSPQDAIDLGIGMVHQHFMLVPSFTVAENLVLGMEPSRYTKLDKSKAIEATRKVAEQFELKVTPEARVEDIGVGMMQKLEILKALYRGARILILDEPTAVLTPQETDELFEQLLLLKKRGHTIVFISHKLKEVKQISDRITVIRKGEVAGRFLTSQVDEREISEAMIGKLMGGGAHREHVHPGRQALRADSLTLLDENGRPVLRNLSFSLREGEILGVAGVEGNGQRELIELITGQRRLQEGSLSYGEKELRPRSIGQVRSLGLAYIPEDRMRNGCATGGTIWENLITNRLSDKRFSRRSWLRKREIENDSRRLVGEYDIRCSSISDNVGQLSGGNIQKVVVARECASDPSILVADQPTRGVDINSAEQIHRKIIEMSRNRTAVLLVSADLGELLDLCTSLIVLFNGEITARFEDISDLDEKELGFYMLGIKRQGGVS, encoded by the coding sequence ATGGAACCGGCACTTGTTTTAGAGGGAATCACCAAGGTTTATCCAGGGGTTGTGGCCAACCGTAACATCTCGTTTTCTCTTAACGAGGGTGAGATCCATGCGATCTGCGGAGAAAATGGTGCAGGAAAGTCCACCCTCATGAAGATTATCTTCGGCATGGAGCAGCCTTCGGAGGGCAGGATCTTCCTGAAAGGGGAGGAAGTGCACATTCGTTCCCCCCAGGATGCCATCGACCTTGGCATAGGAATGGTGCATCAACATTTCATGCTGGTTCCATCCTTTACCGTTGCGGAGAATTTGGTGCTGGGTATGGAACCGTCCCGGTATACCAAGCTCGATAAAAGTAAAGCCATCGAGGCGACCAGGAAGGTCGCCGAACAGTTTGAACTAAAGGTTACTCCGGAAGCCCGGGTCGAGGATATCGGTGTGGGCATGATGCAGAAACTTGAAATCCTCAAGGCCCTTTACCGCGGTGCCCGCATCCTGATCCTGGATGAACCTACCGCGGTCCTTACCCCCCAAGAGACGGATGAACTCTTTGAACAGCTGCTTTTGCTGAAAAAACGGGGCCATACCATCGTTTTTATCTCGCACAAGCTGAAGGAAGTGAAACAGATCAGCGACCGGATCACCGTGATCAGAAAGGGAGAGGTCGCCGGAAGGTTTCTGACCTCGCAGGTCGATGAGCGGGAAATCTCCGAAGCGATGATCGGAAAGCTTATGGGCGGCGGTGCACATCGGGAGCACGTTCATCCTGGTCGGCAGGCTTTGCGTGCGGATTCGCTGACCCTTCTGGATGAGAACGGCCGGCCGGTGCTTCGAAACCTCTCCTTTTCGTTACGTGAGGGGGAAATTCTTGGCGTGGCGGGTGTTGAAGGCAATGGTCAGCGTGAGCTTATCGAGCTTATTACCGGCCAGCGCAGACTCCAGGAAGGTTCTCTTTCCTATGGGGAAAAAGAGCTACGTCCCCGGAGTATCGGCCAGGTTCGCTCCCTCGGCCTTGCCTATATTCCCGAGGATCGTATGAGAAACGGATGTGCCACCGGCGGCACCATATGGGAAAATCTCATAACCAATCGTCTTTCAGACAAACGCTTTTCCCGCCGATCATGGTTGCGCAAACGGGAGATCGAAAACGACAGCAGAAGACTGGTCGGAGAATACGATATTCGCTGTTCCTCAATCTCCGACAATGTGGGGCAGCTTTCGGGGGGGAATATCCAAAAGGTGGTTGTCGCACGGGAATGTGCTTCCGATCCTTCCATCCTGGTGGCCGATCAGCCGACCCGGGGAGTGGATATCAATTCAGCCGAACAAATCCACCGGAAAATCATTGAGATGAGCCGAAACCGGACCGCGGTGCTCCTGGTTTCCGCCGACCTGGGAGAACTCCTTGATCTCTGTACAAGCTTGATTGTCCTTTTTAACGGAGAGATTACCGCACGCTT
- a CDS encoding BMP family ABC transporter substrate-binding protein, producing MKKRCLSMLILTVMVACFGWAGGQNEGPVDTDTLRVILIIPGNLGDKSFFDSANRGLDLVAEEFGAETKVIEAGVDSTKWEPALYDAIDGDWDIIITGSSMTELLNQVAPQYPDQKFINFDTSIVETPDNVYSMFYATNDIGFLAGTVAALISTADLPLSKDEATIGFLGGMDIPGINDFLVGYIEGALNINPDIEILISYAGDFNDPAKGKELSLVQYNAGADVIYNVAGGTGLGLMDAAKTANGYAIGVDSDQAMLFRESDPEKASHIVTSTIKRIDQSVLRAVSLAQSGELPFGTHEVLGVKEGGVGLAKNEFYDAVMSDELKARVEAVTQELIEGEIVVSSAFGMESEQINALRERVSRR from the coding sequence ATGAAAAAGCGATGTCTCAGCATGCTCATCCTTACGGTAATGGTTGCGTGTTTCGGATGGGCTGGAGGACAAAACGAGGGCCCTGTCGATACTGATACCCTTCGGGTTATTCTTATCATTCCAGGTAACCTGGGGGATAAGTCGTTCTTTGATTCTGCGAACAGGGGATTGGACTTGGTTGCCGAGGAATTCGGCGCCGAAACCAAGGTCATTGAGGCCGGGGTGGATTCCACCAAATGGGAGCCGGCCTTGTATGACGCCATCGACGGAGATTGGGACATTATTATCACCGGAAGTTCGATGACCGAGCTTCTCAATCAGGTGGCGCCCCAGTACCCCGACCAAAAGTTCATCAACTTCGATACATCGATTGTCGAAACTCCGGATAATGTCTATTCGATGTTCTATGCCACTAACGACATCGGCTTTCTTGCCGGAACGGTGGCGGCTCTGATCAGCACTGCCGATCTGCCCCTTTCCAAAGACGAGGCGACGATTGGTTTTCTGGGGGGAATGGATATTCCGGGAATCAACGATTTCCTGGTCGGCTATATCGAAGGTGCTTTAAACATCAATCCCGATATCGAGATCCTTATTTCCTATGCAGGTGACTTTAACGATCCTGCAAAGGGAAAGGAACTCTCACTTGTTCAGTACAATGCCGGAGCCGATGTTATCTACAATGTCGCAGGCGGTACAGGCCTGGGCTTGATGGATGCAGCAAAGACGGCAAACGGCTATGCGATCGGCGTCGACTCCGATCAGGCCATGCTGTTCAGGGAGAGCGATCCCGAAAAGGCGTCCCACATTGTTACCTCGACGATCAAGCGAATCGATCAGTCCGTACTTCGGGCCGTCTCTCTTGCCCAGTCCGGGGAGCTCCCATTCGGTACCCATGAGGTTCTCGGTGTCAAAGAGGGGGGCGTCGGTCTTGCAAAGAATGAGTTTTACGATGCTGTAATGAGCGATGAGCTGAAGGCCAGGGTCGAAGCGGTTACCCAGGAGCTGATCGAGGGGGAGATTGTAGTTTCTTCCGCCTTCGGCATGGAATCAGAACAGATCAACGCCCTCAGGGAGCGTGTTTCACGGAGATAG
- a CDS encoding LacI family DNA-binding transcriptional regulator, whose product MAATLDDIARQAGVSIATVSMALNKKKGVSKSKAEEIRRIAQELGYQKQQEPDLDGRTLRFVQILKSSDSWDDTYRIFIAEYLEGITTVAAAHGMTVDIQTFMLENIKAIGRRETEKNGVGTIFLGAGLYREDVRLLHEIDPHGIFIDVCYYGINATFVDIDNAESIYQIVSHLVDKGHSRIGFIQADRLSPNFQAREDAYRAALRLFGLAYSDDMVVRIATNRETGKQALTDYFKKHRGHASAFLCANDILAYNCMNACRDIGLTIPDDIALVGFDDLPASKELSPSLTTVRVSRKSIAERAFHHLIDYQRGLVPPPPEKILIAGRLMIRESS is encoded by the coding sequence ATGGCAGCAACATTAGACGACATTGCACGACAAGCCGGAGTTTCCATAGCCACCGTTTCTATGGCGCTCAACAAAAAAAAGGGAGTCAGCAAAAGCAAAGCCGAAGAAATCCGGCGCATTGCTCAGGAGTTGGGTTATCAAAAGCAACAGGAACCCGACCTCGACGGCAGAACGCTCCGATTTGTGCAGATCTTAAAGTCCTCTGACTCCTGGGACGATACCTACCGCATCTTTATCGCCGAATACCTTGAAGGCATTACAACTGTGGCCGCGGCGCACGGAATGACCGTGGACATTCAGACCTTTATGCTGGAGAACATCAAGGCCATCGGCCGTCGCGAAACCGAAAAAAACGGTGTGGGAACGATTTTTCTCGGTGCAGGGCTTTACCGGGAAGATGTTCGCCTTCTTCACGAAATCGATCCGCACGGGATCTTTATTGATGTGTGCTACTATGGAATCAATGCGACCTTTGTCGATATCGACAATGCCGAAAGTATCTATCAAATTGTATCCCACCTTGTGGATAAGGGGCATAGCCGAATCGGCTTTATCCAGGCCGATAGGCTGAGTCCCAATTTCCAGGCAAGGGAAGATGCATACAGAGCGGCCCTCCGCCTCTTCGGGCTTGCATACAGCGACGATATGGTTGTACGAATCGCTACCAATAGAGAAACAGGAAAACAGGCCCTCACCGATTATTTCAAAAAACACCGCGGGCATGCGAGCGCCTTTTTGTGCGCCAATGATATCCTTGCCTACAACTGCATGAATGCCTGCCGGGACATTGGGTTGACAATTCCCGATGATATTGCCCTCGTAGGCTTCGACGACCTTCCGGCAAGTAAAGAGCTCTCTCCATCCCTGACAACGGTACGCGTTTCACGTAAAAGCATTGCGGAACGGGCATTCCATCACCTTATCGACTACCAAAGGGGATTGGTACCACCCCCCCCCGAAAAAATCCTCATCGCAGGACGACTAATGATACGGGAAAGCTCATAA